One window from the genome of Cinclus cinclus unplaced genomic scaffold, bCinCin1.1 SCAFFOLD_32, whole genome shotgun sequence encodes:
- the LOC134057331 gene encoding olfactory receptor 14J1-like — translation LHYGTLLGSRACAHMAAAAWASAFLYSLLHTANTFSLPLCHGNALGQFFCEIPQILKLSCSHSYLRELGLIAVSVCLAFGCLVFIVFSYVQIFRAVLRIPSEQGRHKAFSTCLPHLAVVSLFITTGTFTYLKPPSISSPSLDLALSVLYSVVPPFLS, via the coding sequence ctgcactatgggaccctcctgggcagcagagcttgtgcccacatggcagcagctgcctgggccagtgcctttctctattccctgctgcacacagccaatacattttccctgcccctgtgccatggcaatgccctgggccagttcttctgtgaaatcccccagatcctcaaactctcctgctcacactcctacctcagggaacttgggctcatTGCTGTTAGTGTCTGTTTAGCTTTTGGTTGtcttgtgttcattgttttctcctatgtgcagatcttcagggctgtgctgaggatcccctctgagcagggacggcacaaagccttttccacctgtctccctcacctggctgtggtgtCTCTGTTTATCACCACTGGCACATTtacctacctgaagcccccctccatctcctccccatccctggatctggccctgtcagttctgtactcggtggtgcctcca